One window of Botrimarina mediterranea genomic DNA carries:
- a CDS encoding glycoside hydrolase family 98 domain-containing protein, which produces MAKRSRNTRPRRVGAYAYPHKRPHKRPHFEPLEQRLVLSATSTQLSAAWSDEAAVFGDYNGDGAVNAADYTVWRDALGATLTPGAGADGSGNGKVDAQDHAFWAANYGANSVTQRVELSWEAVPGASSYDIQRSTTPDGPYVTIATGVLGERFSDPAPPAAEHYYVVTPIVDGVESAISNVATPPRVLQAEDAALSGAVEATSGEGFFGDGYVSYASATGGSIEWTVNAAADGLHQLGFRYALDSTLSRSLELTVNGQLINPEFIFATTGDDSNWKEVTLSTLLSAGANTIRLTTTGLGGGAFDQLTVTQLNHESPADSNLRRPISSEQPMWLVHIDTWNYADPQKIIDLIPEDLRPYVVMNISLSISHDAETSQFQVAEYGYEIAKSWLRVCAENQMWAVIQHSSGGFAQFSDFDLSVYEEFYRDYPNLIGFSYAEQFWGFDDPNDPLSAQWTDRMDHFANLLELSNQYGGYLIVSWCGNQWNENINPIAMMKRAPEFAQAARDYTENYILFEKYTQQSYQLDMESVTLGAYLSGYSGNYGIRYDDTGWTDANGNHENFTLVTGAAPQLEHAMLTGQTVVDGPELIWTQNFYETGRIPAGDGYTQRNWDTFSQFDNVSFDLFRKVLDGTVRIPTREEVIERTKVVVVNDVDTGTPEQVYASPQTLFDGLYAMDGSYENNKSFFKSSGRYPTIPTVFDLDDDLAQSFEVQVNRSDYNALWPTVGDKVADLNALFPEESTGDLYAGRHENGWVVYNPFKTGQTASASIPLKYNTSDRMELTFSQYTTGIVKEHADSLTFYLNNYDNVIDTGLKTDTIKIYGATTEPSWSYADRASHQASVVTSDWTDGVFILTVEHNGAIDITINAAGAATDRLTEFTPATIVAPDRPMAYTGALQHEAEVFDYKNISGVTTAGQWGGVRNYTGQGYLNFGTNPSAAVRDTFNVLQEGVFELQARYSVTGATVSTIDVYVNGVFAGTPMFTPTASTSDWAVTTLDIALAEGQNTIELRARSNGAASLYLDNLVLVPTAYGSGLVIEEGAPGFAGVDGVIGATHSGYSGAGYADAQNAAGASVDWVLDFDASTVKSFTFRYAGTTPQTADLVVNGATVASDILFAPTGSLSDWGYVTAYASVPAGVSAVELVATSANGLPNIDHLEVVGASTWTVGDAPFMPVGVAVTGVTASQVDLDWWPTPGADSYTVLRGTSSGGPYATVATGVTATDYSDEGLEELTGYHYVVVAVNANGSSTPSVEVSAITKTTQPPAAPSGLSAVALAYNATALSWSAVPGAESYTVKRATSSGGPYVTVAIGVAGTLFTDNGLFADSTYHYVVAAVNDVGEGPASAEASVSTPASATLEPVADTFVRDGGSVNANFGNDTTIVVKNDGGAGFTRNAFLRFDVSDLANASSVLLSLTPFQIDSGDPMWVELMTDDSWSESGTTWNNQPSGSGNVLAVVSGFVVGQPKLIDITNAVLSEAANDGVLSLRLSMPNVGNNFVGFYSSESVAPGSRPQLLATLPNANDPAPAAPTYLSATAATAAQIDLTWTAAPGAAGYNVYRSAVAGGPYTLIAAGAPANGYSDAGLETSATYHYRVSAINGAGESPFSAESSATLAAGPLVLEAEDALLSGAVVGTEWAGFTGSGYADFVSATGDYVEWTFDTPAAGAYELAFRYASGASGDRPLRLTVNGAIVNSGLSFAPTGGWGAYTSVAEVVALVAGVNTVRLTATGSSGGNLDQLTVTPVEEGVGRIVAAALEDGVEAAITAPRGRPTLNTTGTTFVADNGALLRGPFASTEWGNPPPLANIQQIKNYGANSIHLYGEVFDPDYRSGVPGSGTAPGYAMNRIDQMVQMTRDEGLYLVLTIGNGGNNGSFNNDYVMDFWALYADRYKDETHVIFEVQNEPHAWSTPYPAPALQMQADAYTLIRSLAPETPILLFSIAVLGDGASAIADINTVSQAASIDWSNTGVAFHGYAGMATIPAVEAIINAGYPVFMTEVAGEEWGSLDHGLVVEQISEYERLGISWLTFQHIPPNFISSSIFAPGTYSDLIERAGLSWTPDFGAFPAQRGVYSNGGLPRYTTGLSGTLRIEAEHFDTGAEGVAYSDADGVNLGGALRPDVGVDIELTDDRFGDFNVTDTVSGEWLEYTLNVREPGYYTLRLRTASSVGGAVRVLMHDDDKTGVWQLPATGGNQNWTTVERVVYLEPGRQKLRLEVVTGGFNLNWIELTPSATGSLPNGVYKLINRNSGLALERGTSQGSDVVVQNEYTGSTSEQWSLVHRGAGQYSILNVGASNWSWSNTYAPVFSQQGSDPLGLTPWGFDNASARRFVLSPADDGFFNIVVVDQGYSVGMAGGSTVVGDFAQFLETSNDAAQQWAIVAPGSPSFPTGLTATWGVEEATPGDYNGDGVVNAADYAVWRDNVNTVVATPGQGADGDGDGVVDSNDHAFWAANYGGSTPARRVELSWNPSPGATAYNVSRAPNAGGPYVTIATGVTGTSFSDPAPAPGDYYYVVSAVGPGGASLISAEALAKTERLFVEVGGVVSMETESGVVGDRWTIQSDTSASGGASIEVDPAYNHTGNAPPGTTDEFIVSYSFNVSTAGNYRFWFRMMTNSAEDDSFFWRIDNGGWNLENNRSGIGAWFSTDNAQVNALGAGDHVLQIAYRENGTRLDKFVLQLDALPAPTGFGPAESLAPSAPSGLTATSASSSQINLAWTPSSGATSYNVYRSTVSGGPYEVVATGVTSTNFSNSGLASSTAYFYVISAVNAFGQSLNSLEASAITGSGGIARIVTTPTITDTQTLLLLSLQRDEAFDADRVTISLADESGDEPGEGESSWLDELAADLAVAL; this is translated from the coding sequence ATGGCAAAGCGGTCACGAAACACTCGACCCCGACGGGTCGGCGCGTACGCCTACCCCCACAAGCGGCCCCATAAGCGGCCCCACTTCGAGCCGCTCGAACAGCGGCTGGTCTTGTCGGCGACGTCGACGCAGCTGTCGGCTGCCTGGAGCGATGAGGCGGCGGTCTTCGGCGACTACAACGGGGACGGCGCCGTCAACGCGGCGGACTACACCGTGTGGCGCGACGCCCTCGGCGCCACGCTGACGCCCGGCGCGGGCGCCGACGGCAGCGGCAACGGCAAAGTCGATGCGCAGGACCACGCCTTCTGGGCCGCCAACTACGGCGCCAACTCCGTCACGCAACGCGTCGAGCTCTCCTGGGAGGCTGTGCCCGGCGCGAGCAGCTACGACATCCAACGCTCGACAACGCCCGATGGCCCGTACGTAACGATTGCGACAGGCGTGCTGGGCGAACGGTTCAGCGACCCGGCGCCCCCCGCGGCCGAGCACTACTACGTCGTGACCCCGATCGTGGACGGCGTCGAGAGCGCGATCAGCAACGTGGCGACGCCGCCGCGGGTATTGCAGGCCGAGGACGCCGCGCTCTCCGGCGCGGTCGAGGCGACGTCAGGCGAGGGGTTCTTCGGCGATGGCTACGTGAGCTACGCCTCGGCGACCGGGGGCTCGATCGAATGGACGGTCAACGCCGCCGCGGACGGCTTGCACCAACTCGGCTTCCGCTATGCGCTCGACTCGACGCTTTCGCGCTCGCTTGAGCTGACCGTCAACGGGCAGCTGATCAACCCCGAGTTCATCTTCGCCACGACCGGCGACGACTCGAATTGGAAGGAAGTCACGCTCTCGACTTTATTAAGCGCCGGGGCCAATACGATCCGGCTCACGACGACGGGACTCGGCGGCGGCGCGTTCGATCAGCTCACCGTCACGCAGCTGAACCACGAGAGCCCGGCGGACAGCAACCTGCGGCGACCGATCTCGTCGGAGCAGCCGATGTGGTTGGTGCACATCGACACATGGAACTACGCCGACCCACAGAAGATCATCGACCTGATCCCGGAGGACCTGCGTCCCTATGTGGTGATGAACATCTCGCTGTCCATCAGCCACGACGCCGAGACGAGCCAGTTCCAGGTCGCCGAGTACGGCTACGAGATCGCCAAGTCGTGGCTGCGGGTGTGCGCCGAGAACCAGATGTGGGCGGTGATCCAACACTCCAGCGGCGGGTTCGCTCAGTTCTCGGATTTCGACCTCTCGGTCTACGAGGAGTTCTACCGCGACTACCCGAACCTGATCGGCTTCAGCTATGCCGAGCAGTTCTGGGGGTTCGACGACCCGAACGACCCGCTGTCGGCGCAGTGGACCGACCGGATGGACCACTTCGCGAACCTGCTGGAGTTGAGCAACCAGTACGGCGGCTATTTGATCGTCAGCTGGTGCGGCAACCAGTGGAACGAGAACATCAATCCGATCGCGATGATGAAGCGGGCGCCCGAGTTCGCGCAGGCGGCCCGCGACTACACGGAGAACTACATCCTCTTCGAGAAGTACACCCAGCAGTCGTACCAGCTCGACATGGAGAGCGTCACGCTGGGGGCCTACCTGTCGGGCTACAGCGGCAACTACGGCATCCGCTACGACGACACGGGCTGGACCGACGCCAACGGGAACCACGAGAACTTCACGCTCGTGACCGGTGCCGCGCCGCAACTCGAGCACGCCATGCTCACCGGCCAGACCGTGGTCGATGGCCCCGAGCTGATCTGGACGCAGAACTTCTACGAGACGGGCCGCATCCCGGCGGGCGACGGCTACACGCAGCGCAACTGGGACACGTTCTCGCAGTTCGACAACGTCAGCTTCGATCTGTTCCGCAAGGTCCTCGACGGGACGGTGCGTATCCCGACCCGTGAAGAGGTGATCGAGCGGACCAAGGTCGTGGTCGTCAACGACGTCGACACCGGCACGCCCGAGCAGGTGTACGCCTCGCCGCAGACGCTGTTCGACGGGCTCTATGCCATGGACGGCAGCTACGAGAATAACAAGAGCTTCTTCAAGTCGTCGGGCCGTTACCCCACGATCCCGACGGTGTTCGACCTGGACGACGACCTCGCCCAGTCGTTCGAGGTCCAGGTCAACCGCTCCGATTACAACGCCCTCTGGCCCACCGTCGGCGACAAGGTCGCCGACTTAAACGCGCTCTTCCCCGAAGAGTCCACGGGCGACCTCTACGCCGGCCGGCACGAGAACGGGTGGGTCGTCTACAACCCGTTCAAGACGGGTCAGACGGCCAGCGCCAGCATCCCGCTGAAGTACAACACCAGCGACCGGATGGAGTTGACCTTCTCTCAGTACACCACGGGGATCGTCAAAGAACACGCCGACAGCCTGACCTTCTATCTCAACAACTACGACAACGTCATCGACACCGGGCTAAAGACCGACACGATCAAAATTTACGGCGCGACGACCGAACCGAGTTGGTCCTACGCCGACCGGGCGAGCCACCAAGCGAGCGTCGTCACCAGCGACTGGACCGACGGGGTGTTTATCCTGACGGTCGAGCACAACGGCGCGATCGACATCACCATCAACGCGGCGGGCGCTGCGACCGACCGCCTGACCGAGTTCACGCCGGCGACGATCGTCGCCCCCGATCGGCCGATGGCCTACACGGGCGCGCTGCAGCACGAGGCGGAGGTGTTCGACTACAAGAACATCAGCGGCGTCACTACGGCCGGCCAGTGGGGCGGGGTCCGCAACTACACGGGGCAGGGCTACCTGAATTTCGGGACGAACCCGTCGGCCGCGGTGCGGGACACCTTCAACGTCCTCCAAGAGGGCGTGTTCGAGCTCCAGGCGCGGTACTCCGTCACCGGCGCGACGGTCTCGACAATCGATGTGTACGTCAACGGCGTCTTCGCCGGTACGCCGATGTTCACACCAACCGCCTCGACCAGCGACTGGGCCGTTACAACGCTCGATATCGCGCTCGCTGAGGGCCAAAACACGATCGAACTCCGCGCCCGCTCGAACGGGGCGGCCAGCCTCTACCTCGATAACCTCGTGCTGGTCCCCACCGCCTACGGCAGCGGATTGGTGATCGAGGAGGGCGCGCCCGGCTTCGCCGGCGTGGACGGCGTCATCGGCGCGACCCATTCAGGCTACAGCGGCGCCGGCTACGCCGACGCCCAAAACGCCGCGGGCGCCAGCGTCGATTGGGTGCTCGACTTCGACGCCTCCACCGTCAAGTCGTTCACGTTCCGCTACGCCGGGACGACCCCGCAAACCGCCGACCTGGTGGTGAACGGCGCGACGGTGGCTTCCGACATCCTTTTCGCTCCGACGGGTTCGCTCTCCGATTGGGGATATGTCACGGCCTACGCCAGCGTGCCGGCGGGCGTCTCGGCGGTCGAGCTTGTGGCGACCAGCGCGAACGGCTTGCCCAACATCGACCACCTCGAGGTCGTCGGCGCATCGACCTGGACCGTGGGCGACGCGCCCTTCATGCCGGTCGGAGTCGCGGTGACGGGCGTCACCGCCTCGCAGGTCGATCTGGATTGGTGGCCCACTCCGGGCGCCGACAGCTACACCGTCCTCCGCGGTACGAGTAGCGGCGGCCCCTACGCCACGGTCGCGACTGGGGTGACGGCGACTGACTACAGCGACGAAGGGCTCGAAGAACTCACCGGCTACCACTACGTCGTCGTAGCCGTCAATGCGAACGGCTCCAGCACGCCCAGCGTCGAAGTCAGCGCGATCACCAAGACGACCCAGCCCCCGGCGGCGCCAAGCGGCTTGTCGGCGGTCGCCTTGGCTTACAACGCGACTGCCCTGTCGTGGTCGGCCGTGCCGGGCGCCGAGAGCTATACCGTCAAGCGAGCGACCAGCAGCGGCGGCCCTTACGTCACGGTGGCGATCGGCGTCGCGGGGACCTTGTTCACCGACAACGGGTTGTTCGCCGACTCGACCTATCACTACGTCGTCGCCGCGGTCAACGACGTCGGCGAGGGCCCCGCCAGCGCCGAGGCGAGCGTCTCGACGCCCGCGTCGGCGACGCTTGAACCGGTGGCGGACACCTTCGTGCGCGACGGCGGTAGCGTCAACGCGAACTTCGGTAACGACACCACCATCGTTGTCAAGAACGACGGCGGCGCCGGCTTTACCCGCAACGCCTTCTTGCGGTTCGACGTCAGCGATCTCGCCAACGCGTCGAGCGTGCTGCTGTCGCTGACGCCGTTCCAGATCGACAGCGGCGACCCGATGTGGGTCGAGCTGATGACGGACGACAGCTGGAGCGAGTCGGGCACGACCTGGAACAACCAGCCATCGGGTTCGGGCAACGTGTTGGCGGTTGTGTCGGGCTTCGTGGTGGGTCAGCCGAAGTTGATCGACATCACCAACGCCGTTCTCAGCGAAGCGGCGAACGACGGCGTGCTGTCGCTGCGGCTGTCGATGCCGAACGTCGGCAACAACTTTGTCGGCTTCTATTCGAGCGAGAGCGTGGCGCCCGGTTCGCGTCCCCAATTGTTGGCGACGCTGCCCAACGCGAACGACCCGGCGCCAGCCGCACCAACCTACCTGTCTGCGACGGCCGCAACCGCTGCCCAAATCGACCTCACCTGGACGGCCGCCCCTGGCGCCGCGGGCTACAACGTCTACCGATCGGCGGTCGCCGGTGGGCCGTACACGTTGATCGCCGCGGGCGCGCCGGCGAACGGCTATAGCGATGCCGGCCTCGAGACCAGCGCGACGTACCACTACCGCGTTAGCGCGATCAATGGCGCCGGCGAGAGTCCCTTCAGCGCCGAGTCGAGCGCGACCCTGGCGGCGGGCCCGCTCGTCCTCGAGGCCGAAGACGCGTTGCTCTCGGGCGCCGTCGTCGGCACCGAGTGGGCAGGCTTCACCGGCAGCGGGTACGCCGACTTCGTTAGCGCGACCGGGGACTACGTCGAGTGGACCTTCGACACACCGGCGGCGGGCGCCTACGAGTTGGCCTTTCGTTACGCCAGCGGCGCCTCGGGAGACCGGCCGCTGCGACTGACCGTCAACGGCGCGATCGTCAACAGCGGCTTAAGCTTTGCGCCGACGGGCGGTTGGGGGGCTTACACGTCGGTCGCGGAGGTCGTCGCCCTCGTCGCGGGCGTCAACACCGTGCGGCTGACGGCGACCGGTTCCAGCGGCGGCAACCTCGATCAGCTCACCGTCACGCCGGTCGAGGAAGGGGTGGGGCGGATCGTCGCCGCCGCTTTAGAAGACGGTGTGGAGGCGGCGATTACGGCGCCGCGCGGCAGGCCGACGCTCAACACCACGGGGACAACTTTCGTTGCCGACAACGGCGCCCTCTTACGGGGGCCGTTCGCCTCGACCGAATGGGGCAATCCACCGCCGCTCGCCAACATCCAACAGATCAAGAACTACGGCGCCAACTCGATCCACCTCTACGGCGAGGTGTTCGACCCTGACTACAGGTCGGGCGTGCCCGGTTCGGGGACGGCGCCGGGTTACGCGATGAATCGCATCGACCAGATGGTGCAGATGACCCGCGACGAGGGCCTGTACCTCGTGCTCACCATCGGCAACGGCGGCAACAACGGGAGTTTCAATAACGACTATGTGATGGACTTCTGGGCCTTGTACGCCGATCGCTACAAGGACGAGACCCACGTCATCTTTGAGGTCCAGAACGAGCCTCACGCCTGGTCAACGCCCTACCCAGCGCCGGCGCTGCAGATGCAGGCCGACGCCTACACGCTGATCCGCTCGCTGGCGCCAGAGACGCCGATCCTGCTGTTCTCGATCGCGGTGCTGGGCGACGGGGCGTCGGCCATCGCCGACATCAACACGGTCTCGCAGGCGGCGTCGATCGACTGGTCGAACACGGGCGTCGCGTTCCACGGCTACGCGGGCATGGCGACCATCCCCGCGGTGGAAGCGATCATCAACGCCGGCTACCCGGTGTTCATGACCGAGGTGGCCGGCGAGGAGTGGGGCTCCTTGGACCACGGCCTCGTGGTGGAGCAGATTTCGGAGTACGAGCGGCTGGGTATTTCCTGGCTGACGTTTCAGCACATCCCGCCGAACTTCATCTCCTCCTCGATCTTCGCTCCCGGGACCTACAGCGACCTGATTGAGCGGGCGGGCCTCTCATGGACGCCCGACTTCGGCGCGTTCCCGGCCCAGCGAGGCGTCTACAGCAACGGCGGTCTGCCGCGCTACACGACTGGCCTCTCGGGAACGCTCCGCATCGAAGCGGAACACTTCGACACGGGCGCCGAGGGCGTCGCCTACAGTGACGCCGACGGCGTCAACCTAGGCGGCGCATTGCGGCCCGACGTGGGGGTCGATATCGAACTGACCGACGACCGCTTCGGCGACTTCAACGTCACCGATACCGTGTCGGGCGAATGGCTCGAGTACACGCTCAACGTCCGCGAGCCGGGGTACTACACGCTCCGGCTGCGCACGGCGAGTTCTGTTGGCGGAGCCGTGCGTGTCTTGATGCACGACGACGACAAGACCGGCGTCTGGCAGTTGCCCGCTACGGGCGGCAACCAGAACTGGACGACCGTCGAGAGAGTGGTCTACCTCGAACCGGGGAGGCAGAAGCTTCGTCTGGAGGTCGTCACCGGCGGCTTCAACCTCAACTGGATCGAGCTGACGCCGTCGGCGACGGGCTCGCTCCCGAACGGCGTCTACAAGCTGATCAATCGTAACAGCGGCTTGGCCCTCGAGCGCGGAACGTCGCAGGGGAGCGACGTGGTGGTGCAGAACGAGTACACCGGGTCCACTAGCGAGCAGTGGAGCCTCGTTCACCGCGGCGCCGGCCAGTACAGCATCCTCAACGTAGGCGCCAGCAATTGGAGTTGGAGCAACACCTACGCCCCAGTCTTCTCGCAGCAAGGGAGCGACCCGCTGGGGTTGACGCCGTGGGGCTTTGACAACGCGTCGGCGCGGCGGTTCGTCCTTTCGCCCGCCGACGATGGTTTCTTTAACATTGTCGTCGTCGATCAAGGCTACAGCGTGGGAATGGCGGGCGGCTCGACCGTCGTTGGTGATTTTGCTCAGTTCCTCGAAACCTCGAACGACGCCGCCCAGCAGTGGGCGATCGTCGCGCCGGGCTCGCCCTCCTTCCCAACGGGGCTAACCGCAACGTGGGGCGTCGAAGAGGCGACGCCCGGCGACTACAACGGCGACGGCGTCGTCAACGCCGCCGACTACGCCGTCTGGCGAGACAACGTCAACACCGTCGTAGCGACGCCCGGCCAAGGCGCCGACGGCGATGGCGACGGGGTTGTCGATTCCAATGACCACGCGTTCTGGGCCGCGAACTACGGCGGCAGCACGCCCGCTCGCAGGGTGGAGCTCTCCTGGAATCCCTCGCCGGGCGCCACCGCCTACAACGTCAGCCGTGCGCCGAACGCTGGGGGCCCTTATGTAACGATTGCGACCGGCGTCACCGGGACTAGCTTCAGCGACCCCGCCCCCGCGCCGGGCGACTACTACTACGTCGTCAGCGCCGTCGGCCCCGGCGGCGCCAGCCTGATCAGCGCCGAGGCGCTGGCGAAGACCGAGCGGCTCTTCGTCGAGGTAGGCGGCGTCGTCTCGATGGAGACGGAAAGTGGCGTTGTCGGCGACCGCTGGACAATCCAGAGCGACACCTCGGCTTCGGGCGGCGCGTCGATCGAAGTCGATCCCGCCTACAACCACACCGGCAACGCGCCCCCGGGAACGACCGACGAGTTCATCGTCAGCTACAGCTTCAACGTCTCGACGGCGGGCAACTACCGGTTCTGGTTCCGGATGATGACCAACTCCGCCGAGGACGACTCGTTCTTCTGGCGGATCGATAACGGGGGCTGGAACCTCGAAAACAACCGCTCGGGAATCGGGGCTTGGTTCTCGACGGACAACGCGCAGGTCAACGCACTCGGGGCCGGCGACCATGTGCTCCAGATCGCTTACCGTGAGAACGGAACCCGCCTCGATAAGTTCGTCCTCCAACTCGACGCCTTGCCGGCGCCCACGGGCTTCGGCCCGGCTGAAAGCCTCGCGCCGTCGGCGCCGAGCGGTTTGACGGCGACCAGCGCATCCAGTTCGCAGATCAACCTGGCGTGGACGCCGTCCTCCGGCGCCACGAGCTACAACGTCTACCGTTCCACTGTCAGCGGTGGGCCGTACGAAGTCGTCGCCACGGGCGTCACCTCGACCAACTTTAGCAACAGCGGCTTGGCGTCGAGCACGGCCTACTTCTATGTGATCAGCGCCGTCAACGCTTTCGGACAAAGCCTCAACAGCCTCGAAGCCAGCGCCATCACCGGCAGCGGCGGGATCGCCCGGATCGTCACGACGCCGACCATCACCGACACGCAGACGCTGCTTCTGCTTTCGTTACAACGGGACGAAGCCTTTGACGCTGACAGAGTCACTATCTCTCTAGCAGATGAATCGGGCGATGAGCCCGGCGAAGGAGAGAGTTCATGGCTCGATGAGTTAGCCGCGGATTTGGCGGTGGCTTTGTGA
- a CDS encoding DUF1559 domain-containing protein translates to MSTEAIRVTLPRRAFTLVELLVVIAIIGILVALLLPAVQAAREAARRTQCTNQLRQLAIAVHNYESTNGSAPGGSGYPNYFDARLWQNGDQVYWNWMTALMPFIEQQSVYDTLNMTKGAAAGTWPGNGSLTDPNSNVAIAANTQVPELLCPSDPFFSIALKVNSSTLSADLQPIKIFGIENPPSSQGNSYIGSLGPTVQDFCTFDNAPDVCMGRNWGTPDPASFASDCFMAGTCIQSGPCVGMFCRNPEGVKFRTVSDGLSKTYMLGETLADDSNRNCVFCLNTPLAGTQTPINTPGSYKDGIPNAYYLFNSYKSAHPSGANMAMGDGSVQFVQDTIDYLVWSQTGTTAGSDFGGEKLQGTVNEPPR, encoded by the coding sequence ATGTCGACCGAAGCGATTCGTGTCACCCTACCGCGCAGGGCTTTCACGCTTGTTGAGCTGCTAGTCGTGATCGCGATCATCGGCATCTTGGTCGCGCTGTTGCTGCCGGCGGTCCAGGCGGCCCGCGAAGCGGCCCGGCGCACCCAATGCACCAACCAGCTCCGCCAGTTGGCGATCGCGGTGCATAACTACGAATCGACCAACGGCAGCGCGCCGGGCGGCTCGGGGTATCCCAACTACTTCGACGCCCGCCTCTGGCAGAACGGCGATCAGGTGTACTGGAACTGGATGACGGCTCTGATGCCTTTCATCGAGCAGCAGAGCGTCTACGACACGCTAAACATGACTAAGGGGGCGGCCGCCGGGACTTGGCCCGGCAATGGCTCGCTGACCGACCCGAACTCGAACGTAGCGATCGCGGCCAACACGCAGGTCCCCGAGTTGCTCTGCCCGAGCGACCCGTTCTTCTCGATCGCGTTAAAGGTCAACTCGTCAACGCTGTCGGCCGACTTGCAACCCATCAAGATCTTCGGGATCGAGAACCCCCCCTCGTCGCAGGGGAACTCGTACATCGGATCGCTAGGGCCCACGGTCCAAGACTTCTGCACGTTCGACAACGCGCCCGACGTCTGTATGGGACGCAACTGGGGGACGCCCGACCCCGCCAGCTTCGCGTCCGATTGCTTCATGGCTGGGACCTGCATCCAGTCGGGGCCGTGTGTTGGCATGTTCTGTCGCAATCCCGAGGGCGTTAAGTTCAGGACGGTCTCCGACGGGCTGTCGAAGACTTACATGTTGGGAGAGACGCTAGCCGACGACAGCAACCGCAACTGCGTGTTCTGTCTCAACACGCCGCTGGCTGGGACGCAGACGCCCATCAACACGCCGGGCAGCTACAAGGACGGCATCCCCAACGCTTACTACCTCTTCAATAGCTACAAGAGCGCCCACCCCAGCGGCGCGAACATGGCGATGGGCGACGGGTCGGTGCAGTTCGTCCAAGACACGATCGACTACCTCGTGTGGAGCCAGACCGGCACCACGGCCGGCAGCGACTTCGGCGGCGAGAAGCTGCAAGGGACCGTCAACGAACCGCCGCGGTAG